GGGCGACTTTCTCTCCCGCCTCAAAGCCCAGCAGCCGCAGCGTCGCCAGGGCCAGCCGGGCGTTGTCCGCCTGATGCGCGCCCCGCAGTCGCGGCGGAGCGGGCAGAAAGAACAGCTGTGGGTGTGATTGGGGGGTCAACAGCGGCGCGCCGCGCAGGGCGGCCACCTCACGAATCACGGCGAGGGCTTCCCCGGTTGCGGTGGTCAGCAGGGGCACGCCAGGTCGCGCGGCGCCGGCCTTGTCCCGGGCGATCGCGGCAATGGTCGGACCCAGGGTCGCGGTGTGGTCCAGGGCGACGTTGGTGAGCAGCACCGCACGCACGTGACCCAGGGCGTGGGTCGCGTCGCTCTGCCCGCCCACGCCAGCCTCGACGACCGCGGTCGTCACGCCGAAACGCGCGAACGTGCTGACGGCCAGAGCCAGGGCCAGATCAAAAAAAGGCTCACCCGGAGCGTGCTGCCGCGCCCACTGAACGAAGACCGCGGTGTCTTCTGCCGAAATTTCCTGACCGTTCACCCGTATCCGCTCCTCGAAGCGCTCCAGGTGCGGGGAGGTAAAGCGCCCCACGCGCTCTCCGGCGGCCAGCAGGCCTGCTTCGAGCATCGCGCAGGTCGAACCCTTACCGTTTGTGCCCACCACACGGATGGTGTCAAACGCTTTGTCGGGTGCGCCCAGGGCGTCGAGCAACGCACGGGAACGCGCCGGGTCACGAGGCGCGCCCGCGCGTGTCCTGTGAAAAAGCCATTCGTGAGGCGTGGTCATGGGTTAAAAGTGCCGACAGGGTCTGCGCTGTTTGGTCCTGGGGCCGGTGGACCCCGCGGCCCCTTATGATAGGTCGCGTGAGAAGTGCTTTGGAAACTTCGGCTCAGGTCGGCGTCGTGATGGGCAGCCGCAGCGATTTTGAAACCCTGCAGGGGGCTCTGGAGGTGCTGCGCGAACTCGGTGTGGGCTTCGAGGTCCGGGTACTCTCGGCGCACCGCACCCCGGCACTGCTGCAAAGCTACGCAGCGCGTGCCGAGCGGCTGAATTTACGTGCGATCATCGCGGGCGCCGGCGGCGCCGCGCACCTGCCGGGCATGCTGGCCGCCTTTACCCGGGTGCCGGTGCTGGGCGTGCCCGTGCAGTCCAGGGCGCTCAGCGGACTCGACTCGCTGCTGTCGATCGTGCAGATGCCGGCCGGCGTGCCCGTGGCCACTTTCGCCATCGGCACGGCGGGGGCGCGCAACGCCGCGCTGTTCGCGGCGGCCATGCTCGCCGCCGAGGACGCGCAGGTGCGCGAGCAGCTGAACGCGTACCGGGCCCGCCAGACGGACGCGGTCCTGGCGGAGCCTTTCTTCGAGGGTTACCCCGAGGCGGGCGAGGCGTGAAGCGCACCGTCGGGATTCTGGGGGGCGGGCAGCTGGCCCAGATGCTCGCGCTGGCCGGTGTACCGCTGGGCGTTCAGACGCAAATCCTCGAGCCGTCGCACCAGGCACCCGCACGGCTCGCCGCCCTTCACCTGGCCGCCGACTACACCGACCAAGAGGCGCTGGAGACGCTGGCGCAGTGTGACGTGGTGACACTGGAATTCGAGAACGTGCCAGTGCAGGCCCTGACTTACCTGAACGGCCAAGTACCCGTTCGTCCGGCCCCCGAGATTCTGGAGCGCTCCCGCCACCGTGTGCGTGAAAAACAGGCGCTGCAGGCACTGGGGCTCGAAACGGCACCCTTCTGGCCGCTGCATGACGTGCAGCAGGCCGAGGAGGCGCTGTTGGCCGTGGGCGGCGAGGGAATCCTCAAGACTGCCGAACTGGGCTACGACGGCAAGGGTCAGCACCGGGTTCGCTCGGCTGGAGAGCTGCGACAGGCCTTGGCGGATCTGAACGCCGAGTGCGTACTGGAAGGCGTCGTGCCCTTTGTACGCGAAGTCAGTCTGGCCGTGGCGCGCAATCCGGCGGGAGAACTCGCTTTTGGTGGTTTGATCGAAAACGAACACCAAGGCGGCATTCTGCGCCGCTCGGTCTTTCCGGCCGCCTCCAGCGCCGACACCGCCCGTCGTGCCCGCGAGATGGCCGCCACGGCCGCGCAGGCCTGGCAGCTCGAAGGGCTGCTCACCTTCGAGTTTTTCGAGCTCGAAGGCGGAAAGCTGCTGGTGAACGAGATCGCGCCGCGCGTTCACAACAGCGGCCACCTGACCCAGAACGGCGGGGGGATCAGCCAGTTCGAGGCGCAGTTGCGCGCAGTGCTGGATTTGCCGCTGCAGGATTTCGCACCGCTGAGGCCGTGCGCCATGGTGAACCTGCTCGGCTGGAGCGCAAAAGCGCCGGACTGGCAGGCACTCCTGCGTGAAGAAGGCGCGCACCTGCACCTCTACCACAAGGACAACGTGCCAGGACGCAAGCTGGGGCACGTGAACGTGGTGGGTGACACGCGCGAGCTGGTGCTGCAGCGCGCCGCGCGGATTGAAGCGCTGCTCGGGACCGAATGACACGGCCGATCACGCGAAGCACCCTTCTGCTCACGCCGGGCTCGCTATGATACACGGTGATGTCCGCTTCTGACCGCGCGCCGCTGCTTGCCCTGGGTGACCTCGCCTGGGATGTTCTCGCCAAACCCGACACCCTGCTGCTGCCGGGCGGCGACACCACCGGGCAGTTGGAACTGTCCGGCGGCGGCAGCGCCGCGAACCTCGCGGTATGGTCCGCGCGCGTCGGGTACCCGACCGGCTTCAGCGGCAAGATCGGGCAGGACCGCTTCGGTCAGCTGGCCGTGCTGGACCTCGAAGCCGAAGGCGTCACGCCTCA
The Deinococcus peraridilitoris DSM 19664 genome window above contains:
- a CDS encoding bifunctional folylpolyglutamate synthase/dihydrofolate synthase yields the protein MTTPHEWLFHRTRAGAPRDPARSRALLDALGAPDKAFDTIRVVGTNGKGSTCAMLEAGLLAAGERVGRFTSPHLERFEERIRVNGQEISAEDTAVFVQWARQHAPGEPFFDLALALAVSTFARFGVTTAVVEAGVGGQSDATHALGHVRAVLLTNVALDHTATLGPTIAAIARDKAGAARPGVPLLTTATGEALAVIREVAALRGAPLLTPQSHPQLFFLPAPPRLRGAHQADNARLALATLRLLGFEAGEKVALSATHPGRLERFEVQGREVWLDGAHNPHAARALAAAVGSVHTLLFGAFGRKAVADMLTELSPLARERVFTCPGEGAASPAELAAAYAGHAENDPRQALKRAVRLTPRGERLLVTGSLYLVGTIRTFLIGGQALFHDQP
- the purE gene encoding 5-(carboxyamino)imidazole ribonucleotide mutase, with protein sequence MGSRSDFETLQGALEVLRELGVGFEVRVLSAHRTPALLQSYAARAERLNLRAIIAGAGGAAHLPGMLAAFTRVPVLGVPVQSRALSGLDSLLSIVQMPAGVPVATFAIGTAGARNAALFAAAMLAAEDAQVREQLNAYRARQTDAVLAEPFFEGYPEAGEA
- the purK gene encoding 5-(carboxyamino)imidazole ribonucleotide synthase, which codes for MKRTVGILGGGQLAQMLALAGVPLGVQTQILEPSHQAPARLAALHLAADYTDQEALETLAQCDVVTLEFENVPVQALTYLNGQVPVRPAPEILERSRHRVREKQALQALGLETAPFWPLHDVQQAEEALLAVGGEGILKTAELGYDGKGQHRVRSAGELRQALADLNAECVLEGVVPFVREVSLAVARNPAGELAFGGLIENEHQGGILRRSVFPAASSADTARRAREMAATAAQAWQLEGLLTFEFFELEGGKLLVNEIAPRVHNSGHLTQNGGGISQFEAQLRAVLDLPLQDFAPLRPCAMVNLLGWSAKAPDWQALLREEGAHLHLYHKDNVPGRKLGHVNVVGDTRELVLQRAARIEALLGTE